The Chryseolinea soli nucleotide sequence CCATAGTGTGTGTTCTCGGTGACGACCTGGAGGCCGAGGCCGAATTTGTCTCTGCGTTCCCAAACTTCGAGGGCACCGATCTGGTTTCGGAACATCAGCTCAACGGTTTTGCGGCCGAGGATCTGGTGGTTGTTGAAACGGCCGTAGTTGAGCAGCATCTGGCAGAAGCGGGCATAGTCTTCCGTGGAACTGATGAGGCCCGCGCCGGCGGAGAAATAGGTCTTCGCACCGGTGGTGGCGAAAGAACGATAGTCCTGGTTGGAATTTAATTGCAGGGGTTTGTCGACGGAAGGTTTGGAATACAATTCCACCAAACGCGACGCCTTCTCGGCCGGCAGATAGAAATACGTGTCGTTCATGCCGAGCGGATCGGTGACGGCCTCTTTCAAGTACACATCCAGTTTTTTGCCGCTCAGCAGTTCAATCAGATAACCTAGCACGTCGGTGTTGAGGCCATAGACAAATTTCTCGCCGGGGTCGGCGGTCAATGGACGGGCGGCGATCTTCTTCACCACGGCGGCCAGCACGTCGGGTTGGGTAGAGTTGAAGTAGGGTACCTGGAATTCGGGCAACTTTTCAAGGGGATGTTGATAAGGAATGCCAGCCGTGTGGGTCAGCAGGTGCCGGATGGTGATCTCGCTTTTGGCGGGGCGTGTTTCGTATTTCAAGGTGGCCGCGTCGAAGCTTTCCAGGACGCGGGGTGATTTAAACTCGGGGATGTATTTGCTGATGGGATCGTCCAGCAGAAACTTGCCCTGCTCAAAGAGGGTCATCAGCGCTACCGTGGCGATGGCTTTGGATTGGGATGCAATGCGGAAGAGGTCGTCCTTTTTCAAAGGGGTCTTTGTTTCCAGGTTGCTGTAGCCATAGGCCTTGTAGGAAACCACCTTGCCGTTGCGGGCCACAAACACAGTAGCGTTGGGTGCCAGGCCGTCGGTGATGAAGCTTTGCATGACGGCATCGAGGCGTCTCAAGCGGTCGGTTGAAAAGCCGGCATCTTCAGCGGTTTTTGCAGGGGTGAAGGTTTGTGGGGTTTGCTGAGCCCGTGCGGTGGTGATGGCGAACAGCAAGAGAACGAGTCCGATTCTTATTTTCATGAAGATGAGGTTTGCGGTGACGGTCAAAGATAAAAGAAATGGGAAAGGGTGAATAATGTATTCTTTCCTATGGAGTCACCACCCTCAAAAACCTCATCGACCTCCCTCGTTCCTTCCTATTCTTTTGACTTGGCACCCGGGCCAAACAAACCACCGAATTTGGAAAGTAATGCCAGCGCACCACTCAGCGCCAAGAGGAAGGTGTTCAGGTTGTCGAACAGTTCTTTTTGGGCCAGGGCCACAAACACCACGATGCCCAGCAGCACCATGACCAGCACCAGGCGGATGCTGTGCCAGGTGCCGTTTCGCGAAACTTCTTTTTCCATATCGAGCTCTTCGTCCTCCTTGAACACGTTGAGGATAAAATTATTGAAGCTTTGGTTCATGAGCCGCAGGGAGTCTTTCATTTCGATCACTCCTTTTTGCATCAGGCCCCGGATCAACTTCTGATTTTTCAGGTTTACAAAACCGTCTTTGGCCAGGTCGAAAAGAAAATATTTTTCGATTTTGGACAGCGAGTTCCACACGGCGTGATAATAGGGTTCTGCCGTTTCTTCCACCCGCAAAATAAAATCCTCTTCGTCGTGACCGCCGTGGGTGATGTATTTTCGTTTTTCCAGTGTGCGCAGGTAGTAGCAGGCTTTCAATTCCCGATCGACCAGGCTTGGGGTGGGCGATAGTTTTTGTGACGGGCGGATGGATTTGTAGCACACCTCAAATTCGCTCAGCATATTTTTCCAATTCCGGAGGGCTGCTTTGTATTCCGATCGCTTATCGTCTTCCGATTTGTCGGCGGGGACTTTTTGAAGGTCCTTGATCTTATGACGGTACACTTCCAGGATCACCGTGGGCTGGATGGTGGAGGTGATGATGATCTGGTTTGATTTCCCGGCCAAAAGCTTCTGCAACAGGTCCAGCTTTTTCTGATTGAACGCATGGTCGTTGACGGCAAATTCAAAATGGCGTATCACCTTCACGGGCTTGCCCTCGGAAGGCACCCAGGCATCGGGACCTTGTTGACAATCGAAGACGTCGGCATTGGCGATGACGCGGCTGATGAATTCGTGCTTGGACGATTGCGGCAGTCCCACCACAAACAAGCGGGGCACGTTGCGGATCTTGAAGGGCAACCCGCCCAACCGTTGCTTGCCAGGGATCCATCCTAATCCAAAAATATATTTTACAGAAAAACTAATGATCCTTCCCACCAGGAAAAACGACAGCACGACCAACAAGAAAATAAAAAGTCCGTACTCGCCACACACGGGATTGAAATCTTTAATCGTTGTCGAAAGATATTGCTCTTCATACCGGCCTTTGCGCGGATCGTTCCGGAATTCGATGCCCACTTCTTTTTTGTCGGACATGCTCCACTCCCACTTTTCGTCGTTGGCCTGTTTGAATGCGCCGGTACTCGACATGCCCAGGGCGCTCGTGAGCCGTGGCCAATATTGAAACAGCAATTTCTGAAAAGCCGAATTCGAGTCGTGTTCGTCGTTCACCGGCGTGGACGAATAGGGCAAGTAATTGCCCAACGAGTCGATCTTCGCGCGCACTTCGGGATCACCAAAAGGGGCTAATGTGACGTCGAAGGCTTTTGTTCGTTTGAAGTTCGCTTCAGCGGCCGTCAGTTGCTGATAGCGCGTCCAGATCACCGCTTCCTCGAAGTGTGCCGTCCGGTAGAAGTAGGTCACGGGAATGATGCTGACCAACACCACCCACATCATCAGCTGGGTGCTGTAGTTGCCGGGGTAGGTCAGCATGTCGCGCATAAAATGAGGCGATGGCCCGGCCCCGTAGGGCTCGCGCACGTCGGCATAGAACCACCGTTGCACGATGAACTCCGACGCAAAATAAGAACCGGTCAACACCAAGGCAAAGACCACTTGCAACAGGAACGTTTCCCAGGAATTGTCCCAATACGAAAACGAGCTCCAGTCCAACAGCAGGATGAGGATGACGCTACACGCTGGGAAGACATAGCGTTTCCAGCCGTCTCGTTCGTGAAACACAACCCAATAGAACACGAGCAGCATCATGGGCAGCGAGACAAAAGTGACCCCCACCGCAAGATCGCCCGCCCACCAGAGCAAGACCAGCGAGAAAAGCATGACCGCACCCTGCACGACGATGACGCGCTTGTATTTTTCAGACCGTTCGCGCAACGGCAGCAGCCAACGCAAAAAGAAACGTCGCTTGTTCAATCGCGACGTTTTATAGTCGCAAAGGAACAACACCAGCAATTGCAAGCCCAGCGAAAAGAAGAGCACGCACAAAAATGAGAACGCAAAAAAGATCGTGAGCACCACCGGCGAACGCTGGTCGTCTTTGTTGTGAAACACGACCAGGTGCAACGGAACGTCGTCGATGGGTTGGGTGTACATGCGTTGTTGATTGCCTTCGTAGTCGGTTGAGAAGTGTATCGTGGTCCGGCCTTGGATGGCGGCGGCCAGCTTCTCGCGGTGGTCTACTTCCAGCAAGAGATTTTCCTGGTGGTTCTTTAGGGTGTTGGCATGGAACCATACTTCGCCGGTCTCGTCGATGATGCAGAAACCATAGCCTGGGGGAAGTATGGGGTCCATCACGGAATGAAGACGCGTGGACATGGCCAGCACGCTGGTCGATGCCATGGTGCTGTGGGCAATGCCGATGCCGGCCTCGGGTGAGTGGTCGGTCCAGGATTGGATCGATTGCAGCGTGAATAATTTCGGCTCCACTCCTTTTTTGATTTTCCCGGTGCCAGGCAAATACCACAGGCTGTCCTCCAGCACGCGGCTGAAATATTTGCGCGAGCGCAAGTTCGGCATGGGATAGTTGCTTTCCTGGTCTTGGGTGGTCAGTGTAATGATGGGTTGGCCGTGGTCGTTGATGTAGAGGATGTAGTTGAAATAAGGATATTTCCTCACCGTCTTTTTCAGGAACGCCTGCCCCACCCCGAGGTCACGGACCCCTCTCCGTTTCTGTTCGTGGAGTACATCGCCAAACACAAACCGCTTCTTTTCGGTGGAATCGGCCTCCATGTAGTCTTGCGTGAGCTTGCCCGTCAGGTTGTCTTTCACGGAATTGAGCACGCCGTAGATCGAATCCAACTCGTTCTGAAAACGTTGCTTGATGGTATTCGAAAGGCCCGTCAGGTCGCGGTCTACCGCCTCGTTGGATTGCAGGTTGTCGCTTCCCGTCCAGATCATCAGGAAGAGCACGGCGCTGCCGAACACGATGCTGAACCCGGCAAACCACACGTTCAATATGTTGAGGCGCTCGATGGCGTTCATGACCAGCAATTTCAAAATGGGCATGGCCATGAGCAGGAACAGCATGATCAGAATGGCACTGGTGATGATGAGCGGGTCCACTTCACGGGTTTGCTCGTTGAACGTGTCGGCTTTGATCAGGCCGCACAACATCCAGTTTTCTCCCTCCTGGAATTCGATGGTATGTACAAACAGCTTATACTTGGTGTCGGCCAGTTCGATGTCGCCAAACCGGCTGGTGAAGATTCCTTTGCGCGTCACCATGAGCGAATCCACATTCCGGAGATCGATGCGGTTCTCCAGCGTTTGATAGGCTTCGTTCGCCGACTGGGGAGCGGTCTTTTCATCCTGGTGCAACGCATGATCGTATCGCTTGATGATAAAGAACTCATCGAACTGATCGGGGCGATAAGCAAAATGATCCATCGGGAGACTGAAGACGCCATGCCGGTCGGGATGGGCGTTGGGGTAGATGAAGTAGATCCGTTCAAAATGATTGTGCATGCGAACATCGATGTCGGCATCTTTCAGGTATCCCTCGTAGGTGACCTTGTCGAGGTCTCGCTGGACGATCTTGGTGACGCTGTCGTTGGGGATGTTTTTCTTTCCTTCCAGGTATTCTTTTGCACGCGACCACGACCGCACGATGGTCTTCGCATAGTCTGACCGCATGGCCACCATGTTCTCGCCATACCGCGCCAGGGCCCGGTATTTTTCTTCGCGCAATTTTTCTTCGCGACCGTGAACGTATACCATCAGGTAGTAGGCAAAGAGTCCACCGATAACCAGGAGTGTGGTGATGGCTACCCAGAATTTTCTTGAGAGGCTAGGGAATTTCATGGTACACAAAAATTAATCGACAAAGGCCTTCCGGTATTTTTATTGATGACGATAACCGGATCCGGTAACCCACGGACACTTACCTGAATTCCGGTAACGCCTCTTTATTTTTTGTACGACTTGTCTTGTCAGCTAACGCGATCCAAAAGCAAAGCCCACCGCCGTGCTTTCATGCTGCAACGCTGGGATGGGCTCTTGGTCTAAGTTAGGGATTTTAGCGCGACTTCAAACTATGGCGGCAGACCCTCAAGACACAAAAGGGATCAGGCCCCGGGGTATTTTCCTGTCCCTGCTTTCCGTTTTTGCCGTATCTTTTTATCTTGAGACCTTCAACCCGAATCCTGTCCGCCTATGAAACGGTCCGTCATTTTCCCGCGCCGTCTCGCTCCCTTGAACCTCACCCTAAACTACATCTATTGATATGAAATGTATCCGCCTGATCATGCCTGTGCTGGGATTGCTCCTCTTTTTCAGCGCCTGTAAACCCAAAAAAGAAACGGCCGCCGGCCCCTCGCCTGACTCCACGTTCGCCAAGGTTGCCGACGAGTTCCTGGAAGGTTACTTCACTTTCCGCCCCGGCGTGGCCACTTATCTGGGCCTGCATCAATACGACCGGGCCAAAAGAGACTATAGCAAAGCCGGTCTCGCAGCCGAGCTCGACCGCCTGAAAGCCTTCGAACAGAAACTGGCCCCGCTGGGCGACTCCCTGAGCCCCAAGGCACGTTTCGATCACAAACTGTTGTTGGCGGGCATCCACCAGGAGATCTTTGCCATGGAAGACCTGGCCATCTATACGAAAAATCCCATGACCTATGCAGGCTCCATCAGCCTCAACATCTTTGTACAGCGCGACTTCGCCCCGCTGAAGGAACGGGTGAAATCCATTATTGCCATCGAAGACCAAACCCCGGCCATCTTCGCCGCAGCCCGTGAAAACCTGGCCGACTCGCTGGCCAAGCCCTACGTGGAAACCGCCATCCTCATTGCCCGCGGCGGCGCCGACTTTCTCGAGAAGGAATTGGTTGAGGCTTTATCGCAGGGTGTGGACGACTCATTGAAAACGGCGTTCACAGCATCCAACAAAAAAGCCATCGCCGAACTCCGCGGGTTTGCCACCTGGCTGGAAAAAGAAAAGCTTTCCAAGGTGCATAACCACTATGCCATTGGCAAAGCAAACTACAAGAAGATGCTGCTCTACAACGAAATGCTCGACGTGAACCCGGAGGACATCCTCACCCAGGGCCTGGCCGAGTTGAAAAAAGAACAGGAGCTCTTTGCCCAGGTGGCCAAGGTGATCAACCCCAACAAAAAGGCCATCGACGTATTTGAAGACCTCAAGAAAGATCATCCCACCGCCGACAACCTCATTCCCGACGCCAAGAAAAATCTCGAAACGATTCGCCAATTCCTCATCGATAAAAAGATCATCACCGTGCCTTCGGAAGTACGCGTTGAAGTAAAAGAAACACCACAGTTTGCGCGCTCCACCAGCACGGCCTCCATGGATACGCCCGGACCTTTTGAAAAAGCCACACAAGCCTTTTACTATATCACACCTACCGAGAAAAACTGGTCGGCCAAACAAAAAGAAGAGTGGCTTTCCCAATTCAGCTACTACGTCACCGACATTATTTCGGTGCACGAAGCATACCCGGGCCACTATGTGCAATTCCTCCACCTGAACGCCTCGCCCATCTCGAAGATCCAAAAAACATTTGGCAGCTATGCGTTTGTTGAAGGCTGGGCACACTACACCGAAAAGATGATGATCGAAGAAGGCTTTGGCGCCAAGGATCCTGTCACGCAAGCCAAGTATCACCTGGCACAGCTGGACGAATCGCTGTTGCGTCTCTGTCGCTTGTGTGTGTCTATCAAAACCCACACCGAAGGCATGACCCTGGCCGATGCCACCAAGTTTATCGAAGACAACGCTTACTACGCATACAAGCCGGCTTACCAGGAAGCGTTGCGCGGCACGTTCGATCCGGGCTACTTGTCGTATACCCTGGGCAAGCTGCAGATCCTCAAGTTACGCGAGGAATATAAAGCGCAAGAGGGCGCCAGCTTTTCGCTGCAAAAATTCCACGACCAATTGCTGGACAATGGCATGCCGCCCATCACATTATTGCGCGAGGTGCTCTTGAAAAATCCTCCTGCGGGAGCGTCGTTCTGATTTGTAAATCTCTTCCCTCGAAAAGGTTTATGGCCACGGTCGTAAACCCTTTTTTATTTCATCAAAATGCATTGTGCCGGCGCGTTCCAACTTTATCGGTACACGGGGTGTCAAAGTATCAAAGCCTGATTCAATGGCCCGGACGCCTATGAAAAAATTGATCTTCTTCTCCCTGATGGTCCTGGTTGCATCGGCATGCCATCACGACTGTGTCGAACCCGATCCGGGGCCGCGGGTATGTGGTGTAGCCAATCCCGCCGAAAACCTGCCTTGGCTGAAAACCATCATCGATGACTTTAAAAAAGACACGACCACTCTGGCATCGCTCCATTATGTACAGCAATCGACGTATCACGGCAACACCGTTTTTATCATAGGCACGTGCATTCCCTGGTGTGAATTGAGCTGCTTTAGCATCATGGACTGTGAGGGAAAGGATCTTGGCTTTCCCCTCGGACTTGATCTTGACGGCCCGGCCACGGTGATCTGGAAAGCTGAAAATTCTTCATGCACCTTCGGGTCATAATAAAAAGTGCAAAGCGACCCAACCCTTTTCTGCCACCCTGTGTCTATACGTGAAATAGAAACACCCCATGAAAGCCACCCTGTTGTCCCTATTACTTCTCGCGATCGCCGTTGCCTGCCACCGCGACAAAAATGAACTCGATCCCCTGGTTTGCGGCGTTGCGAATCCCACCGAGAACCTACCCTGGTTGAAGGCCGTTATTGACGAGTACAAAAAGGATCAGGACGGATTGATGAAATACAAATACGTTCTGCAGTCGACCTACAAGGGCAGCACCGTGTTTGTTTTTGGGAACTGCTGCCCCTTCTGTCTTTCGATGATCCTGGTGAGGGATTGCGAGGGCAATCGAATCGAGGTGAAGGCAGGTGAAGGGGAGCCTACCACCGTGATCTGGAAGCCTGAAAATTCCACCTGCGAACCTACGAAATAGTTTAAGGCTGTGGGTCTCGTTAAATCTAAAGGGTTTGTTTTGGCGTTGCTTTCCGAATATAGAAATTAGCAAGAATTGTCATCTGGCTTTTGCGTTGCTTCGCGTTGATTAGCGTAAATTGATTTTGCGCTATGAAAACCTCTTATCTTTTTACATCACTCGGCTTTGCGGCCGTAACGCTCGCTACCTGGTATTTCTTTTTCAAGATCTTTCGCAAAAGCCTCCACGCCACCCCATTCCCGGAAGAACGACGGAAGCGACTGTTCCGCAATACGCTGCTGGCCGTTGTGGGATGGATGATGGTGGTGAGTGGACTTTCGCTGAGCGGGGTGCTGAGCGACTTCTCTGCCCTGCCGCCCCGGTTCAC carries:
- a CDS encoding serine hydrolase domain-containing protein, translated to MKIRIGLVLLLFAITTARAQQTPQTFTPAKTAEDAGFSTDRLRRLDAVMQSFITDGLAPNATVFVARNGKVVSYKAYGYSNLETKTPLKKDDLFRIASQSKAIATVALMTLFEQGKFLLDDPISKYIPEFKSPRVLESFDAATLKYETRPAKSEITIRHLLTHTAGIPYQHPLEKLPEFQVPYFNSTQPDVLAAVVKKIAARPLTADPGEKFVYGLNTDVLGYLIELLSGKKLDVYLKEAVTDPLGMNDTYFYLPAEKASRLVELYSKPSVDKPLQLNSNQDYRSFATTGAKTYFSAGAGLISSTEDYARFCQMLLNYGRFNNHQILGRKTVELMFRNQIGALEVWERRDKFGLGLQVVTENTHYGDNASVGSLTWGGMYCSEYMIDPKENLILLVFTNVEPYAHSDDFTHKFRIGVYQALR
- a CDS encoding cache domain-containing protein — translated: MKFPSLSRKFWVAITTLLVIGGLFAYYLMVYVHGREEKLREEKYRALARYGENMVAMRSDYAKTIVRSWSRAKEYLEGKKNIPNDSVTKIVQRDLDKVTYEGYLKDADIDVRMHNHFERIYFIYPNAHPDRHGVFSLPMDHFAYRPDQFDEFFIIKRYDHALHQDEKTAPQSANEAYQTLENRIDLRNVDSLMVTRKGIFTSRFGDIELADTKYKLFVHTIEFQEGENWMLCGLIKADTFNEQTREVDPLIITSAILIMLFLLMAMPILKLLVMNAIERLNILNVWFAGFSIVFGSAVLFLMIWTGSDNLQSNEAVDRDLTGLSNTIKQRFQNELDSIYGVLNSVKDNLTGKLTQDYMEADSTEKKRFVFGDVLHEQKRRGVRDLGVGQAFLKKTVRKYPYFNYILYINDHGQPIITLTTQDQESNYPMPNLRSRKYFSRVLEDSLWYLPGTGKIKKGVEPKLFTLQSIQSWTDHSPEAGIGIAHSTMASTSVLAMSTRLHSVMDPILPPGYGFCIIDETGEVWFHANTLKNHQENLLLEVDHREKLAAAIQGRTTIHFSTDYEGNQQRMYTQPIDDVPLHLVVFHNKDDQRSPVVLTIFFAFSFLCVLFFSLGLQLLVLFLCDYKTSRLNKRRFFLRWLLPLRERSEKYKRVIVVQGAVMLFSLVLLWWAGDLAVGVTFVSLPMMLLVFYWVVFHERDGWKRYVFPACSVILILLLDWSSFSYWDNSWETFLLQVVFALVLTGSYFASEFIVQRWFYADVREPYGAGPSPHFMRDMLTYPGNYSTQLMMWVVLVSIIPVTYFYRTAHFEEAVIWTRYQQLTAAEANFKRTKAFDVTLAPFGDPEVRAKIDSLGNYLPYSSTPVNDEHDSNSAFQKLLFQYWPRLTSALGMSSTGAFKQANDEKWEWSMSDKKEVGIEFRNDPRKGRYEEQYLSTTIKDFNPVCGEYGLFIFLLVVLSFFLVGRIISFSVKYIFGLGWIPGKQRLGGLPFKIRNVPRLFVVGLPQSSKHEFISRVIANADVFDCQQGPDAWVPSEGKPVKVIRHFEFAVNDHAFNQKKLDLLQKLLAGKSNQIIITSTIQPTVILEVYRHKIKDLQKVPADKSEDDKRSEYKAALRNWKNMLSEFEVCYKSIRPSQKLSPTPSLVDRELKACYYLRTLEKRKYITHGGHDEEDFILRVEETAEPYYHAVWNSLSKIEKYFLFDLAKDGFVNLKNQKLIRGLMQKGVIEMKDSLRLMNQSFNNFILNVFKEDEELDMEKEVSRNGTWHSIRLVLVMVLLGIVVFVALAQKELFDNLNTFLLALSGALALLSKFGGLFGPGAKSKE
- a CDS encoding DUF885 domain-containing protein; amino-acid sequence: MKCIRLIMPVLGLLLFFSACKPKKETAAGPSPDSTFAKVADEFLEGYFTFRPGVATYLGLHQYDRAKRDYSKAGLAAELDRLKAFEQKLAPLGDSLSPKARFDHKLLLAGIHQEIFAMEDLAIYTKNPMTYAGSISLNIFVQRDFAPLKERVKSIIAIEDQTPAIFAAARENLADSLAKPYVETAILIARGGADFLEKELVEALSQGVDDSLKTAFTASNKKAIAELRGFATWLEKEKLSKVHNHYAIGKANYKKMLLYNEMLDVNPEDILTQGLAELKKEQELFAQVAKVINPNKKAIDVFEDLKKDHPTADNLIPDAKKNLETIRQFLIDKKIITVPSEVRVEVKETPQFARSTSTASMDTPGPFEKATQAFYYITPTEKNWSAKQKEEWLSQFSYYVTDIISVHEAYPGHYVQFLHLNASPISKIQKTFGSYAFVEGWAHYTEKMMIEEGFGAKDPVTQAKYHLAQLDESLLRLCRLCVSIKTHTEGMTLADATKFIEDNAYYAYKPAYQEALRGTFDPGYLSYTLGKLQILKLREEYKAQEGASFSLQKFHDQLLDNGMPPITLLREVLLKNPPAGASF